One part of the Ziziphus jujuba cultivar Dongzao chromosome 2, ASM3175591v1 genome encodes these proteins:
- the LOC107403907 gene encoding LOW QUALITY PROTEIN: ABC transporter A family member 10-like (The sequence of the model RefSeq protein was modified relative to this genomic sequence to represent the inferred CDS: inserted 2 bases in 1 codon; substituted 1 base at 1 genomic stop codon) produces the protein MADRSRGHASFLIQFNALLRKNLTYQVNDNPTNNKCGSNNSIIDRTNGCPIPNPQEWPPLLQIPAPQFRASSNGFDQFPDLPNESCKLNGSCPVTILITGNNQSIGQILDGNMFMSPEFMNSSDDDTYDLAYHVLGSESMLGTSYFYDSAFSSDFPIYYVQKKVLAKLYSSLKFKLVHFILNLEVRCIEGLPLWRNSSTAVNDELFKGYYQKIKPKGNINKILAAYDFLNSSGNYFTVSIWFNSTYKFNDDSTGDQSNLLRVPRSVNLASNAYLQFLKGSGTKVLFEFVKEMPKSSSTDPNMINISSFLNSLFFTWILLLLFPVILTSLVYDKEKKLIIMMKMHGLGDATYWTISYAYFLFISLIYMLSLVLFGSVLGLVFFRMNDYTIQFVFYFVYANLQISLAFLVAAFSSNVKTASAYILVFGSGLVREFLFRSFIQDLTFSRSGMIVLELYPGFSFYRGIYKLSQYGTKGIHIRTGMNWKYMNDGVNGMKEALFIMLIEWLVVLLIVYYAEKVQSSGSGRNPLIFLNKLWKKNQRQRRNTSVLMDMPDVIQEREKVDQFLLHPDASYSIINDNLKKVYPGKDGNPXNLAVRGLSLALPPGECFGLLGPNGARKTSFLSMMTGLTKPSSGTTFVQGMDIKTHMDEIYTSIGVCPQHDLLWETLTGREHLLFYGRLKKLRGSALIQAIKDSLSSLNLNYGGVADKQAGKYSGGMKRRLSDAISLIGDPKVVYMDDPSSGLDPASKNSLWNVMKHAKQNIAIILTTHSMEEAEFFCDRLGIMANGSLQCIGNSKELKARYGGTYAFTMTTSLEHEEDVENLVRSLSINAKKIYHLSGTQKYELPKDEVRIVDVYRAVEYAKYKFTVSAWGLTDTXVEDVFIKVASGA, from the exons ATGGCCGATCGCTCACGTGGTCATGCAAGCTTTCTGATCCAGTTCAATGCTTTGCTCAGAAAAAATTTGACTTACCAGGTCA ATGATAATCCCACCAACAATAAGTGTGGCTCAAACAACTCAATTATCGATCGGACTAATGGTTGTCCAATTCCAAATCCTCAAGAATGGCCTCCTCTGCTGCAAATACCGGCACCCCAATTTCGTGCCTCGAGTAATGGTTTCGATCAGTTTCCAGATTTGCCAAATGAGTCTTGCAAGCTCAATGGATCATGTCCTGTAACCATACTTATTACAGGGAACAATCAGTCTATTGGACAAA TTTTGGATGGCAATATGTTCATGAGTCCGGAATTTATGAATTCCTCTGATGATGATACCTATGATTTAGCCTATCATGTTCTG GGCTCAGAATCCATGCTTGGTACTTCCTATTTTTACGATTCTGCTTTCTCTTCTGATTTTCCTATCTATTATGTGCAAAAAAAAGTGCTTGCCAAACTCTACTCTAG TCTCAAGTTTAAACTTGTACACTTTATCTTGAATCTAGAGGTCAGATGCATTGAAGGACTGCCCTTGTGGCGCAACAGTTCTACTGCAGTTAATGATGAACTATTTAAAGGTTATTACCAGAAGATAAAACCAAAGGGGAACATCAATAAGATACTTGCAG CCTATGATTTTCTAAACTCAAGTGGGAACTATTTTACTGTGAGCATTTGGTTCAATTcaacatataaatttaatgatgaCAGTACTGGTGATCAAAGTAATTTACTACGAGTTCCACGCTCTGTGAATCTG GCATCCAATGCCTACCTTCAATTCTTGAAAGGTTCGGGTACAAAGGTCCTGTTTGAGTTTGTGAAAGAAATGCCCAAATCCAGTTCAACCGACCCAAATATGATCAATATCTCTTCCTTTCTTAATTCACTTTTCTTTACATGGATCTTGCTACTGTTATTCCCT GTTATCTTGACATCATTGGTTtatgataaggaaaaaaaactcATAATCATGATGAAAATGCATGGGCTTGGAGATGCAACGTATTGGACGATATCCTATGCTTATTTTCTATTCATATCCTTGATCTACATGTTATCCCTTGTGCTGTTTGGCTCGGTTCTAG GGTTGGTTTTCTTTAGAATGAATGACTATACCATCCAATTTGTGTTTTACTTCGTCTATGCAAACTTGCAAATTTCTCTTGCTTTTCTAGTAGCAGCATTTTCTTCAAATGTTAAGACTGCttcag CTTACATACTCGTATTCGGAAGCGGGCTTGTAAGAGAGTTTCTATTCAGATCTTTCATCCAAGATTTAACATTCTCAA GAAGTGGTATGATTGTTTTGGAGTTATATCCCGGATTCTCTTTTTACCGTGGAATATACAAACTTTCACAATATGGCACCAAAGGGATTCATATTAGGACAGGGATGAATTGGAAATATATGAATGATGGTGTGAATGGGATGAAGGAGGCCTTATTTATCATGCTTATTGAGTGGTTAGTCGTGCTTCTTATTGTATATTATGCAGAGAAAGTTCAATCATCAGGAAGTGGTAGAAATCCTCTAATTTTCTTgaataaattatggaaaaagaATCAAAGGCAGCGACGAAATACTTCTGTTCTCATGGATATGCCTGATGTTATTCAAGAG AGAGAGAAGGTTGATCAATTTTTACTTCACCCTGATGCAAGTTATTCAATCATAAATGACAACCTCAAAAAGGTGTACCCAGGAAAGGATGGGAACCCTTAAAACTTAGCCGTAAGAGGGTTGTCTCTTGCTCTGCCACCAGGGGAGTGTTTTGGTTTACTCGGCCCAAATGGTGCTAGAAAGACATCTTTTCTTAGCATG ATGACAGGTCTCACAAAGCCATCCTCTGGCACAACATTTGTTCAGGGTATGGATATAAAAACTCATATGGATGAAATATATACCAGCATTGGTGTATGTCCACAACATGA CTTGCTCTGGGAGACCTTAACAGGAAGAGAACACCTATTATTTTATGGGAGACTTAAGAAACTTAGAGGTTCTGCCCTAA TTCAAGCAATTAAGGATTCATTAAGTAGCCTTAATCTCAATTATGGAGGAGTTGCTGACAAACAAGCTGGAAAATACAGTGGGGGTATGAAAAGGAGGCTTAGTGATGCAATTTCACTAATAGGGGATCCCAAA GTTGTCTATATGGATGATCCTAGTTCTGGATTGGATCCAGCTTCGAAGAATAGCTTGTGGAATGTCATGAAGCATGCAAAGCAAAACATAGCAATCATCCTCACAA CTCATTCCATGGAAGAGGCAGAGTTCTTTTGTGATCGGTTAGGAATTATGGCCAATGGCAGCTTGCAGTGCATAGGGAATTCGAAAGAG TTGAAAGCTAGATATGGTGGAACTTATGCGTTTACAATGACAACATCTTTGGAACATGAGGAAGATGTAGAGAACTTGGTCCGGTCTCTCTCAATAAATGCGAAGAAGATATACCATCTGTCTGGAACCCAGAAGTATGAGCTACCAAAAGATGAGGTTAGAATTGTAGATGTGTACAGAGCAGTGGAGTATGCCAAGTACAAGTTCACAGTTTCTGCTTGGGGTCTTACTGATAC AGTGGAGGATGTGTTCATCAAAGTTGCAAGTGGGGCCTAA
- the LOC132800661 gene encoding uncharacterized protein LOC132800661, protein MRYGFADCIAYALKVAEEMDSEPNTFEEALASKDLVKWKAAMDEEIDSLHRNQTWKLVDKPKGGRVVGCKWVFKKKEGVSRVEAPRVLNCINWTLRRHSCMETLRKRFTWLNPKDMQRVPRLIACKHMYEIDNLKKLMSSKFEMKELGEAKIILGIDIFRIRRCTRSVTTEATREALWLKWLVNELGVPQNQVIVHCDNQSAICLAKNQAFSDRAKHIEKKHHFVRELIDKDEVDLVKIAREKNPANMLTKIVPTKKLRLCMSLSNVQTK, encoded by the exons ATGAGATATGGTTTTGCAGATTGTATTGCATATGCTCTCAAAGTTGCGGAAGAAATGGACTCGGAGCCTAACACTTTTGAGGAAGCTTTAGCTTCAAAAGATTTGGTAAAGTGGAAGGCAGCCATGGATGAGGAGATCGATTCCTTACATAGAAATCAAACTTGGAAGTTAGTAGATAAGCCTAAAGGTGGAAGGGTTGTAGGTTGCAAGTGGGTGTTCAAGAAGAAGGAAGGTGTATCCAGAGTTGAGGCACCAAG GGTCTTGAATTGCATCAATTGGACATTAAGACGGCATTCTTGCatggagaccttgaggaagagATTTACATGGCTTAACCCAAAGGATATGCAAAGGGTGCCAAG GTTGATTGCGTGCAAACATATGTATGAGATTGATAATTTAAAGAAGTTGATGAGTTCTAAGTTTGAGATGAAAGAACTTGGAGAAGCCAAGATAATTTTGGGGATCGATATATTTCGGATAAGGAGA tGTACTCGGAGTGTTACAACGGAAGCAACAAGGGAGGCATTATGGTTAAAATGGTTGGTAAATGAGCTTGGTGTTCCCCAAAACCAAGTCATTGTGCATTGTGACAACCAAAGTGCAATCTGCTTGGCAAAGAATCAAGCTTTCTCGGATCGTGCAAAGCATATCGAGAAGAAGCACCACTTTGTTCGAGAATTAATTGACAAAGATGAAGTGGATTTGGTGAAGATTGCGCGTGAAAAGAATCCAGCAAATATGTTGACCAAGATAGTGCCAACAAAGAAGCTTAGGCTTTGTATGAGTCTAAGCAATGTGCAAACCAAATGA
- the LOC125422391 gene encoding deoxypodophyllotoxin synthase-like has translation MGSQTELPRIPIIDFSKEELKLAASSSWLSLCNKIQYALENHGCFIAKYDQLSPELSKKIFSQTKDMFEVPTEIKMKNTSHVPYRGYHTGPSDPNMPRFEGLGIDNATSLEETQKFMNLMWPAGKDQLCEVVNSYAKLLGDLIEFIYEMVFESYGARKHYASFAASNSHVLRFLKLKPKDASLTTNIRFQSHKDLSFATIVHQIDIPGLEVQAKDGTWIAIQPQPSHFVFLASEAMQVWSNDRIKACNHRVTMSGSGERYSLGLFTFNNGVIQVPEELVDDKNPLLYKPFDHPEFIRFFLDADLATRLNNPIKTFCGV, from the exons atgggttccCAAACAGAGCTCCCTCGAATTCCTATTATAGATTTTTCGAAGGAAGAATTGAAGCTTGCAGCTTCATCTTCTTGGCTTTCACTATGCAATAAAATCCAGTATGCATTAGAGAATCATGGTTGTTTCATAGCAAAATATGATCAACTTTCTCCTGAGCTTTCCAAGAAAATTTTTAGCCAAACCAAGGATATGTTTGAGGTTCCAAcagaaatcaaaatgaaaaatactagTCATGTACCTTACCGCGGTTACCATACTGGACCTTCAGATCCGAATATGCCAAGGTTTGAAGGCTTAGGCATTGACAATGCAACATCCCTGGAAGAAACTCAAAAGTTCATGAATCTCATGTGGCCTGCAGGAAAGGACCAGCTCTG CGAAGTTGTTAATTCTTATGCCAAGTTATTAGGAGATTTGATTGAATTCATTTATGAAATGGTGTTCGAAAGCTATGGTGCAAGGAAACACTATGCCTCTTTTGCTGCTTCCAATAGTCATGTTCTTAGATTCCTGAAATTGAAGCCTAAGGATGCTAGTTTAACGACCAATATAAGGTTTCAATCCCATAAGGACCTTAGCTTTGCAACTATAGTTCATCAGATTGATATTCCTGGATTGGAGGTACAAGCAAAGGATGGAACCTGGATTGCAATTCAACCCCAACCTTCACACTTTGTGTTCTTGGCTAGCGAAGCAATGCAG GTATGGAGCAATGACAGGATAAAAGCTTGCAACCATCGAGTGACGATGTCAGGAAGTGGGGAAAGATACTCACTAGGGTTGTTTACTTTCAACAATGGAGTCATACAAGTACCAGAAGAACTTGTAGATGATAAAAACCCATTGCTATATAAGCCATTTGATCATCCTGAGTTTATTCGTTTTTTCCTTGATGCTGATCTGGCAACCAGGTTAAATAATCCTATCAAGACCTTTTGTGGTGTCTAA